One segment of Comamonas thiooxydans DNA contains the following:
- a CDS encoding LLM class flavin-dependent oxidoreductase: MKSLNNVKLSMLDLVAVREGGTVADALQIAVRTAQQAEKLGFTRYWLAEHHNMPGIASSATAVLIGHIAGATQKIRVGSGGIMLPNHAPLVVAEAFGTLAELYPGRIDLGLGRAPGTDGATMRALRRDRVETEEDFPRDVQELQRLLGDHQDGARIIAMPGAGTHVPIWLLGSSLFSAQLAAHMGLPYAFASHFAPRMLHQALALYRQMFKPSATLAKPYAIVGVPVIAAPSDEEAQFLASSTYQRVLGILTGNRTRLMPPIPDFWEQLDGRAQAAIADFLAVGVIGGPDTVRQGLQKLADETQADEFMIVSDVYDAELRLRSLEITAGAMNTAA, translated from the coding sequence ATGAAATCCCTGAACAACGTCAAGCTGTCCATGCTGGACCTGGTCGCCGTGCGCGAAGGCGGAACGGTGGCCGATGCTCTGCAGATTGCCGTGCGCACCGCGCAGCAGGCCGAGAAGCTGGGCTTCACCCGCTACTGGCTGGCCGAGCACCACAATATGCCCGGCATTGCGAGTTCGGCCACGGCCGTGCTGATCGGCCATATCGCAGGTGCCACGCAGAAGATTCGTGTGGGCTCGGGCGGCATCATGCTGCCCAACCATGCACCGCTGGTGGTCGCCGAGGCCTTCGGCACGCTGGCCGAGCTCTACCCGGGCCGCATCGACCTGGGCCTGGGCCGCGCGCCGGGCACCGACGGCGCGACCATGCGCGCCCTACGCCGCGACCGCGTGGAGACCGAGGAGGATTTCCCGCGCGACGTACAGGAGCTGCAGCGCCTGCTGGGCGATCACCAGGATGGCGCCCGCATCATCGCCATGCCGGGCGCGGGCACGCATGTCCCGATCTGGCTGCTGGGCTCCAGCCTGTTCTCGGCCCAGCTGGCTGCACACATGGGCCTGCCCTATGCCTTTGCCTCGCACTTTGCGCCGCGCATGCTGCACCAGGCCCTGGCCCTGTACCGCCAGATGTTCAAGCCCAGTGCCACACTGGCCAAGCCTTACGCGATTGTCGGCGTGCCCGTGATTGCAGCCCCCAGCGATGAAGAGGCCCAGTTCCTGGCCAGCAGCACCTATCAGCGCGTGCTCGGCATTCTCACCGGCAACCGCACCCGTCTCATGCCACCGATACCGGACTTCTGGGAGCAGCTGGACGGGCGCGCCCAGGCGGCGATTGCCGATTTTCTGGCCGTGGGCGTCATTGGCGGCCCCGATACCGTGCGCCAGGGCCTGCAAAAGCTGGCCGACGAGACCCAGGCCGATGAATTCATGATCGTCAGCGATGTCTATGACGCCGAGCTGCGCCTGCGCAGCCTGGAAATCACGGCTGGCGCCATGAACACCGCAGCCTGA